Proteins found in one Orcinus orca chromosome 11, mOrcOrc1.1, whole genome shotgun sequence genomic segment:
- the LOC125960372 gene encoding uncharacterized protein LOC125960372: MPNSRSVYNFVKLEIGKAPRDAGGAPGPGSIPAPPAPLTRRPKPHFCSPGPGNPLPGQPTWRRGGAESAESPSGNAAGRLCGTRARAAAATASEGRRGHRAALAPRPAFLQLATRLTGQRRRKCPFPTPILARGRQPGDAALALGCGQFRRLWGGKAKCHPLPSSEANDDAERSRPLPTPWEPLIRSRRRRASKGLDLRASQVPSASRTPRGPRKADRQFSFPVVHSPAHARSSAATFPGISHRKWSGPTQCRRWCSWHNYSDGPPFVQSHNNPLLCALSGRSRRGLCRADPACPRRPRRDADFGLGSAVEDHPGLSSVALLRGSGAESVSLFDLRRELKFPCDQTILKY; encoded by the exons ATGCCCAACAGCCGATCTGTTTACAACTTCGTTAAACTAGAGATCGGAAAAGCGCCCAGAGACGCTGGCGGAGCTCCAGGTCCAGGCAGCATCCCCGCGCCCCCGGCTCCCCTCACCCGCCGCCCCAAACCCCACTTCTGCAGCCCCGGACCGGGGAACCCCCTACCTGGCCAGCCGACTTGGCGCAGGGGCGGTGCTGAGTCGGCGGAGAGCCCGAGCGGGAATGCGGCAGGTCGCCTTTGCGGTAcccgggcgcgagccgcggccgCCACGGCATCCGAGGGGCGCCGGGGCCACCGCGCCGCCCTCGCACCTCGTCCTGCTTTCCTTCAGTTGGCCACTCGCCTAACTGGGCAGCGACGGCGGAAATGTCCGTTCCCGACCCCCATTCTCGCCCGTGGCCGGCAACCTGGAGACGCCGCTCTCGCTCTCGGGTGCGGGCAATTCCGGAGGCTGTGGGGCGGAAAAGCGAAATGCCACCCTCTCCCGAGCTCTGAAGCGAATGACGATGCGGAGCGCTCTCGCCCCCTCCCAACACCGTGGGAGCCCTTGATTCGATCCCGAAGGAGGCGAGCGAGCAAGGGCCTGGATCTCCGTGCCTCGCAGGTCCCCTCGGCTTCCCGCACCCCGCGCGGACCTCG AAAAGCCGACCGCCAGTTCTCCTTCCCTGTGGTCCACAGCCCCGCACACGCACGGTCCTCTGCCGCGACCTTTCCGGGAATTTCACATCGGAAATGGTCAGGTCCGACGCAATGCAGGCGGTGGTGTTCCTGGCACAACTACTCTGATGGGCCGCCGTTTGTGCAGTCCCACAATAATCCGCTTCTCTGCGCGCTGTCCGGCCGCTCCCGCAGGGGGCTCTGCAGGGCAGACCCAGCTTGTCCCCGCCGGCCTCGGAGAGATGCGGACTTCGGGTTGGGCTCTGCAGTTGAGGATCACCCGGGTCTGTCCTCCGTCGCGCTACTGCGAGGCAGTGGTGCTGAGAGTGTGTCCCTCTTTGACCTACGACGGGAGTTGAAGTTTCCTTGCGATCAGACTATTTTGAAATACTGA
- the KCNA1 gene encoding potassium voltage-gated channel subfamily A member 1: MTVMSGENVDEASAAPGHPQDGSYPRPAEHDDHECCERVVINISGLRFETQLKTLAQFPNTLLGNPKKRMRYFDPLRNEYFFDRNRPSFDAILYYYQSGGRLRRPVNVPLDMFSEEIKFYELGEEAMEKFREDEGFIKEEERPLPDKEYQRQVWLLFEYPESSGPARVIAIVSVMVILISIVIFCLETLPELKDDKDFTGTVHRLDNTTVVYSVNIFTDPFFIVETLCIIWFSFELVVRFFACPSKTDFFKNIMNFIDIVAIIPYFITLGTEIAEQEGNQKGEQATSLAILRVIRLVRVFRIFKLSRHSKGLQILGQTLKASMRELGLLIFFLFIGVILFSSAVYFAEAEEAESHFSSIPDAFWWAVVSMTTVGYGDMYPVTIGGKIVGSLCAIAGVLTIALPVPVIVSNFNYFYHRETEGEEQAQLLHVSAPNLASDSDLSRRSSSTISKSEYMEIEEDMNNSIAHFRQANVRTGNCTAADQNCVNKSKLLTDV, translated from the coding sequence ATGACGGTGATGTCGGGAGAGAACGTGGACGAGGCTTCGGCCGCCCCGGGCCACCCCCAGGACGGCAGCTACCCGCGGCCGGCCGAGCACGACGACCACGAGTGCTGCGAGCGCGTGGTCATCAACATCTCCGGGCTGCGCTTCGAGACGCAGCTCAAGACGCTGGCGCAGTTCCCCAACACGCTGCTGGGCAACCCTAAGAAACGCATGCGCTACTTCGACCCGCTGAGGAACGAGTACTTCTTCGACCGCAACCGGCCCAGCTTCGACGCCATCCTCTACTACTACCAGTCGGGGGGCCGGCTGCGGAGGCCGGTCAACGTGCCGCTGGACATGTTCTCCGAAGAGATCAAGTTTTACGAGCTGGGCGAGGAGGCCATGGAGAAGTTCCGGGAGGACGAGGGCTTCATCAAGGAAGAGGAGCGCCCCCTGCCCGACAAGGAGTACCAGCGCCAGGTGTGGCTGCTCTTCGAGTACCCCGAGAGCTCGGGGCCCGCCCGGGTCATCGCCATCGTCTCCGTCATGGTCATCCTCATCTCCATCGTCATCTTTTGTCTGGAGACGCTGCCCGAGTTGAAGGATGACAAGGACTTCACGGGCACCGTCCACCGCCTCGACAACACCACGGTGGTCTACAGCGTCAACATCTTCACGGACCCCTTCTTCATCGTGGAAACCCTGTGCATCATCTGGTTCTCCTTCGAGCTGGTGGTGCGCTTCTTCGCCTGCCCCAGCAAGACGGACTTCTTCAAAAACATCATGAACTTCATCGACATCGTGGCCATCATCCCCTACTTCATCACCCTGGGCACCGAGATAGCTGAGCAGGAGGGGAACCAGAAGGGCGAGCAGGCCACGTCGCTGGCCATCCTCAGGGTCATCCGGTTGGTAAGGGTTTTTAGAATCTTCAAACTCTCCCGCCACTCTAAGGGCCTCCAGATCCTGGGCCAGACCCTCAAAGCCAGTATGAGAGAGCTAGGGCtgcttatctttttccttttcatcggGGTCATACTGTTTTCTAGCGCAGTGTACTTTGCCGAGGCGGAAGAAGCTGAGTCGCACTTTTCCAGTATCCCCGACGCTTTCTGGTGGGCGGTGGTGTCCATGACCACCGTGGGATACGGTGACATGTACCCTGTGACAATTGGAGGCAAGATCGTGGGCTCCTTGTGTGCCATCGCCGGTGTGCTGACAATTGCCCTGCCCGTACCTGTCATTGTGTCCAATTTCAACTATTTCTACCACCGAGAAACCGAGGGGGAAgagcaggctcagttgctccacgtcaGCGCCCCTAATTTAGCCTCTGACAGTGACCTCAGTCGGCGCAGCTCCTCCACCATCAGCAAATCTGAGTACATGGAGATCGAAGAGGATATGAATAATAGCATAGCCCACTTTAGACAGGCCAATGTCAGAACTGGTAATTGCACCGCAGCTGACCAAAACTGCGTTAATAAGAGCAAGCTACTGACTGATGTTTAA